In Rhodocyclaceae bacterium, a single genomic region encodes these proteins:
- a CDS encoding tripartite tricarboxylate transporter substrate binding protein codes for MSRLIVSIATAIALAPALSGAAAAADNFPSRPVRMLVPFSPGGATDIVARQVASRLGELWGQPVIIDNRAGASGNIALEATMKAVPDGYTLFVGNVTTNAINETTFEQVLGKSRPSRDLVGITNLIEIPHVVAAHPGLPVADVKQLVEYARKNPNKLNYASAGIGSYPHLDMVLFARVTGMQVTHIPYKGGAGQMVPSLMGNETQVAFLNLGSTIEHLRAGRLKALATTAPQRLPELPNVPTMAEQGFAGQGTNAWNGLFGPAALPRPILDRIFNDTLKVLSTAELRDSLGKLLMQVAPSKSPEAYTAFVRAETAKWAKVIRENNIKVAE; via the coding sequence ATGTCCCGTCTGATCGTTTCGATCGCCACTGCGATCGCGCTGGCGCCGGCCCTGTCCGGGGCTGCCGCGGCAGCCGACAACTTCCCGTCGCGTCCGGTCCGGATGCTGGTGCCGTTCTCGCCCGGCGGCGCCACCGACATCGTCGCCCGCCAGGTCGCCTCGAGGCTGGGCGAACTGTGGGGGCAGCCGGTGATCATCGACAACCGCGCGGGGGCCTCGGGCAATATCGCGCTCGAGGCGACCATGAAGGCGGTGCCCGACGGTTACACCCTGTTCGTCGGCAATGTCACCACCAACGCGATCAACGAAACCACCTTCGAGCAGGTGCTCGGCAAGTCGCGTCCTTCGCGCGACCTGGTGGGCATCACGAACCTGATCGAGATTCCCCATGTCGTCGCGGCGCATCCCGGCCTGCCGGTGGCCGACGTGAAGCAGCTGGTCGAGTACGCGCGGAAGAATCCGAACAAGCTGAACTATGCATCGGCCGGCATCGGCAGCTATCCGCACCTCGACATGGTGCTGTTCGCCCGGGTCACCGGGATGCAGGTCACGCACATCCCCTACAAGGGCGGTGCCGGGCAGATGGTGCCTTCGCTGATGGGCAACGAGACGCAGGTGGCCTTCCTCAACCTGGGTTCGACCATCGAGCACCTGCGCGCCGGTCGATTGAAGGCACTGGCCACCACTGCGCCGCAGCGGCTGCCTGAACTGCCGAACGTGCCGACGATGGCCGAGCAGGGCTTCGCCGGCCAGGGTACCAATGCCTGGAACGGGCTGTTCGGCCCGGCCGCGCTGCCCCGGCCGATCCTCGACCGCATCTTCAACGACACGTTGAAGGTGCTTTCGACGGCGGAACTGCGCGACTCGCTCGGCAAGCTGCTGATGCAGGTCGCGCCCAGCAAGTCGCCCGAGGCCTATACCGCGTTCGTGCGCGCCGAGACCGCGAAGTGGGCGAAGGTGATCCGAGAGAACAACATCAAGGTCGCCGAGTAG
- a CDS encoding LysR family transcriptional regulator, with amino-acid sequence MDLRSIRYFVHIADAGSITRAAGQLGIAQPALTRHVQGMEAELGAPLLERLPRGVRLTTAGRKFLEHARRVVREIDRAQAELAHSAQPAGGRVILGVSPTTAAWLVPGCVERCRRQAPELSIKVIEGFSPQLADALGAGRVDVALLTNPQPARALRYTPLLSEPIVVVGPRGAAPARPFFTLAELSRTPVLITDGIRSALEEQLARAGARLNVEVEIDSIEAIRALLLRGSTHALMPVSTFHDDIASGRLSAWQITDASLHRMLVLAQPVQPAQPAATEAVAQIVTAEIESLFERGIFALPVPPGPGPRRLPGPIPVTPDVTAVQTRSQLRKSA; translated from the coding sequence ATGGATCTGCGCAGCATCCGCTATTTCGTGCACATCGCCGACGCCGGCAGCATCACACGCGCGGCGGGCCAGCTCGGCATCGCACAGCCGGCATTGACGCGCCATGTACAAGGCATGGAGGCCGAACTGGGCGCGCCCCTGCTCGAACGACTGCCGCGCGGGGTGCGCCTGACGACTGCCGGCCGCAAGTTCCTCGAACATGCGCGGCGCGTCGTGCGCGAGATCGACCGTGCACAGGCTGAACTGGCGCATTCTGCACAGCCGGCCGGCGGACGGGTCATCCTCGGCGTTTCACCGACCACCGCCGCCTGGCTGGTACCCGGTTGCGTAGAGCGCTGCCGGCGGCAGGCGCCGGAGCTGTCGATCAAGGTCATCGAGGGTTTCAGCCCGCAGCTCGCCGATGCGCTCGGCGCGGGCCGCGTCGATGTCGCGCTGCTTACCAATCCGCAGCCGGCGCGCGCCTTGCGCTACACGCCGCTGCTCTCAGAACCGATCGTGGTCGTCGGCCCGCGCGGCGCAGCCCCTGCGCGGCCGTTCTTCACGCTGGCGGAACTGTCGCGTACGCCGGTGCTGATCACCGACGGCATCCGCAGCGCCCTCGAAGAGCAACTGGCCCGCGCCGGTGCCCGGCTCAACGTCGAGGTCGAGATCGATTCCATCGAGGCGATCCGCGCTCTGCTCCTGCGCGGGTCGACCCATGCGCTGATGCCGGTGTCGACCTTCCACGACGACATCGCGAGCGGCCGGCTCTCGGCCTGGCAGATCACCGATGCCAGCCTTCATCGCATGCTGGTGCTCGCGCAGCCCGTGCAACCGGCGCAGCCGGCCGCGACCGAAGCCGTCGCACAGATCGTCACGGCCGAGATCGAGAGCCTGTTCGAACGCGGCATCTTTGCGCTGCCGGTGCCGCCCGGTCCCGGGCCGCGCCGCCTGCCCGGCCCCATCCCCGTCACACCCGACGTGACTGCAGTCCAGACACGATCCCAACTGAGGAAGTCCGCATGA
- a CDS encoding Gfo/Idh/MocA family oxidoreductase, whose protein sequence is MWGGRYHPGHRTNRLENIVAREINVGIIGVGWCGGIRAEASARHPLVNELHLCEIRPDRLADMAQKCNATSATTDWQDMLKNDAIDAYMISATPEHLHYPMAKDCLSRGKHVFLEKPISIEIHEADELIAIARRNGVKFTIGYSQRFNPKYAYVHKCATDGTLGRPVSALVSRHIGRSLGKKITGRSKLSPAAMESTHDLDFLLWCLAPAKPIRVYSQNNYGAMRDMSGADVPDTQYIMVTMDSGVSVMVGGGWSLPPAYPNFSSTWIELIGTEGALIIDDTHRDTQLSTVKNGIVHPMSTMPGEYVEHTYAGAMAPETDHFIEACALDKPVLVTAEQARQVMEVYVAADISAERHEPVSLPLPESRR, encoded by the coding sequence ATGTGGGGGGGTCGGTACCATCCCGGTCACCGAACGAATCGACTGGAGAACATCGTGGCCCGGGAAATCAATGTAGGCATCATCGGCGTGGGCTGGTGCGGCGGCATCCGTGCCGAGGCGAGCGCGCGCCATCCGCTGGTGAACGAACTGCACCTGTGCGAGATCCGCCCCGACCGGCTGGCCGATATGGCCCAGAAGTGCAACGCGACGTCGGCGACTACCGACTGGCAGGACATGCTCAAGAACGACGCGATCGACGCGTACATGATTTCGGCCACGCCCGAGCACCTGCACTACCCGATGGCGAAAGACTGCCTGTCGCGCGGCAAGCACGTGTTCCTCGAAAAGCCGATCTCGATCGAGATCCACGAGGCCGACGAACTCATAGCCATCGCCCGCCGCAACGGCGTCAAGTTCACCATCGGCTACTCGCAGCGCTTCAACCCGAAGTATGCCTACGTGCACAAGTGCGCCACCGACGGCACGCTGGGCCGACCGGTCAGCGCGCTGGTCAGCCGCCACATCGGCCGCAGCCTGGGCAAGAAGATCACCGGCCGCAGCAAGCTCTCGCCCGCGGCGATGGAGTCGACGCACGACCTCGACTTCCTGCTCTGGTGCCTGGCGCCGGCCAAGCCGATCCGCGTGTATTCGCAGAACAACTATGGCGCGATGCGCGACATGAGCGGCGCCGACGTCCCCGACACCCAGTACATCATGGTGACGATGGACAGTGGTGTCTCGGTGATGGTCGGCGGCGGCTGGAGCCTGCCCCCGGCCTACCCGAACTTCTCCTCGACCTGGATCGAGCTGATCGGCACCGAAGGCGCACTGATCATCGACGACACGCACCGCGACACCCAGCTGTCCACCGTCAAGAACGGTATCGTGCACCCGATGTCGACGATGCCCGGCGAGTATGTCGAGCACACCTATGCTGGCGCGATGGCACCCGAGACCGACCACTTCATCGAGGCCTGCGCGCTGGACAAGCCGGTGCTGGTCACGGCCGAGCAGGCGCGGCAGGTGATGGAAGTCTATGTCGCGGCAGACATCTCGGCCGAGCGCCATGAGCCGGTGAGCCTGCCGCTGCCGGAGTCACGCCGCTGA
- a CDS encoding dipeptidyl aminopeptidase, protein METTGRTCAAALLATALLCAALDAAAQGAPEPLVPEVARITLPGETTMVAHVFRPPGEGPFPVLVFSHGRAGSDFERRSLVNPVLHGHARLWMGRGYAVVAPIRPGYGVTGGPDREDSGARYNEWGACVTRPEPQRTAGPAAETIASAVAWVRTQPWARSDRILLSGNSVGGLATMAACSANLPGVIGCINFAGGSGGAPASNGRMCQPERIESLMAGWGQANRLPSIWFYAPNDLYWGAEAPMRWHAAFAAGGSPARFVGTAPVPAPDGHDLLRVGGKLWSVPLQAWLVEHGF, encoded by the coding sequence ATGGAGACGACAGGCAGGACCTGCGCGGCCGCACTGCTGGCGACCGCCCTCCTGTGCGCGGCACTCGATGCCGCTGCACAGGGGGCGCCGGAGCCGCTGGTACCGGAGGTCGCGCGCATCACGCTGCCGGGCGAAACGACCATGGTGGCCCACGTGTTCCGGCCGCCGGGCGAGGGTCCGTTTCCAGTACTGGTCTTTTCGCACGGGCGCGCAGGCTCAGACTTCGAGCGCCGCTCGCTCGTGAACCCCGTGCTGCACGGCCATGCGCGCCTGTGGATGGGGCGCGGCTATGCGGTGGTGGCACCGATCCGCCCCGGATACGGGGTCACCGGTGGGCCTGACCGGGAGGACTCCGGTGCGCGCTACAACGAGTGGGGCGCCTGCGTCACCCGCCCGGAACCGCAGCGTACGGCCGGGCCTGCTGCGGAAACGATCGCATCGGCGGTGGCATGGGTGCGCACCCAGCCATGGGCGCGATCCGATCGCATCCTGCTGTCGGGCAACTCGGTCGGCGGCCTCGCGACGATGGCTGCCTGCTCGGCCAACCTGCCAGGGGTGATCGGCTGCATCAACTTCGCCGGGGGTTCCGGCGGCGCTCCGGCCTCTAACGGCCGGATGTGCCAGCCGGAGCGCATCGAGTCGCTGATGGCCGGATGGGGACAGGCCAACCGCCTGCCCAGCATCTGGTTCTACGCACCCAACGACCTGTACTGGGGCGCGGAAGCGCCCATGCGCTGGCACGCAGCCTTCGCAGCGGGCGGCAGCCCGGCGCGCTTCGTCGGCACTGCACCCGTGCCAGCGCCCGACGGCCACGACCTGCTGCGCGTGGGCGGAAAACTGTGGTCAGTTCCGCTGCAGGCCTGGCTGGTCGAACACGGGTTCTGA
- a CDS encoding Gfo/Idh/MocA family oxidoreductase, translated as MNRNAKGIGLAIVGAGRVGLIRGAVASRHPSVEWIGIAEKDPARGKLVAEQIGADFVTTDYKELLRRPEVTAAVISTDEHLHVDPILGACERGISLMIEKPLATDLEESEMVLKAIIEAKLDAVVGYTQRFRRRWLVTKEKVRTGALGEVTMVTSRGFMNRLVALDNYKRTDNPSEISPMVISGTHALDMCMWMLEAKTAVEVYARSVNKALKPICDGIDGTAYTITFSDDTVYSGVLSWGLPEVWPGAVYSLEVGIVGTEGVLTIDDTHRDIVLATNLIQGEGYAPDKRRHVDFLTSYPVGDMALGELRGPMREETVDWLNRVSLGLKTQHATAAEGHNRLMLTKAIDLSARLRRPVPLPISAGDIRS; from the coding sequence ATGAACAGGAACGCGAAGGGTATCGGCCTGGCCATCGTCGGCGCGGGCCGGGTCGGCCTGATCCGCGGCGCGGTGGCGAGCCGCCATCCGTCGGTCGAATGGATCGGCATCGCCGAGAAGGATCCGGCGCGTGGCAAGCTGGTCGCCGAGCAGATCGGCGCCGACTTCGTCACCACCGACTACAAGGAACTGCTGCGCCGCCCCGAGGTCACCGCGGCGGTGATCTCCACCGACGAGCACCTGCATGTCGATCCGATCCTCGGCGCCTGCGAGCGCGGGATCTCGTTGATGATCGAGAAACCACTGGCCACCGACCTCGAAGAATCCGAGATGGTGCTCAAGGCGATCATCGAGGCGAAGCTCGACGCGGTGGTCGGCTATACCCAGCGATTCCGCCGGCGCTGGCTGGTGACCAAGGAAAAGGTGCGCACCGGCGCGTTGGGCGAGGTCACCATGGTCACCTCGCGCGGCTTCATGAACCGGCTGGTCGCGCTCGACAACTACAAGCGCACCGACAATCCTTCGGAGATCTCGCCGATGGTGATCTCGGGCACCCATGCACTCGACATGTGCATGTGGATGCTCGAGGCGAAGACCGCGGTCGAGGTCTATGCCCGCTCGGTGAACAAGGCGCTCAAGCCGATCTGCGACGGCATCGACGGCACTGCCTACACCATCACCTTCTCCGATGACACGGTGTACAGCGGCGTGCTGAGCTGGGGCCTGCCGGAAGTCTGGCCAGGCGCGGTGTACAGCCTCGAGGTCGGCATCGTCGGCACCGAGGGCGTGCTGACCATCGACGACACCCACCGCGACATCGTGCTGGCGACCAACCTGATCCAGGGCGAGGGCTATGCCCCTGACAAGCGCCGGCATGTCGACTTCCTGACCAGCTATCCGGTCGGCGACATGGCGCTGGGCGAGCTGCGCGGCCCGATGCGCGAGGAGACGGTCGACTGGCTCAATCGCGTGTCGCTCGGCCTCAAGACCCAGCATGCCACCGCGGCTGAAGGCCACAACCGGCTGATGCTGACCAAGGCGATCGACCTGTCGGCACGCCTGCGCCGGCCGGTACCGCTGCCGATCAGCGCCGGCGACATCCGCTCTTAG
- a CDS encoding amidohydrolase produces MKKVDLHSHVLPDTVLDLMEKASDADLYKAKIIRKDGKRFYSRGKNQFELDPEYYSGEGKVAKMDRMKIDISYISTGPQAFCYWQKEEDAVKTARAVNEGIAKMVAERPDRLRGMASVPMQHPDLAIAELEHAVKTYGFKGVEIATSIVGEELAAKKFRPFLKRCQDLKVSVFTHPENIGATGRLDCYYMTNLIGNPLDTTIMVANLMFSGALDELKELKFLLPHAGGFTVADIGRFQWGHGCRPDTAIDCKTPPMELLRRFWFDALAHNPKAVRFLIEQVGADRVVVGTDDPFDMGDMTPIDNIEKVPGLTDAERERIYWKNAEAFMGGPV; encoded by the coding sequence ATGAAGAAAGTAGACCTGCACAGCCACGTGCTGCCCGACACCGTGCTCGACCTGATGGAGAAGGCGAGCGACGCCGACCTCTACAAGGCGAAGATCATCCGCAAGGACGGCAAGCGCTTCTACTCGCGCGGCAAGAACCAGTTCGAACTCGATCCCGAGTACTACAGCGGCGAAGGCAAGGTCGCCAAGATGGACCGGATGAAGATCGACATCTCGTACATCTCGACCGGCCCGCAGGCCTTCTGCTACTGGCAGAAAGAAGAAGACGCAGTGAAGACCGCGCGCGCTGTGAACGAGGGCATCGCGAAGATGGTCGCCGAGCGCCCCGACCGCCTGCGTGGCATGGCCAGCGTGCCGATGCAGCATCCCGACCTGGCGATCGCCGAGCTCGAGCATGCGGTAAAGACCTATGGCTTCAAGGGCGTGGAGATCGCCACGTCGATCGTCGGCGAGGAGCTGGCCGCGAAGAAGTTCCGGCCTTTCCTCAAGCGCTGCCAGGACCTGAAGGTCTCGGTGTTCACCCACCCCGAGAACATCGGTGCCACCGGCCGCCTCGATTGCTACTACATGACCAACCTGATCGGCAATCCGCTCGACACCACGATCATGGTCGCCAACCTGATGTTCAGCGGCGCGCTCGACGAACTGAAGGAACTGAAGTTCCTGCTGCCGCATGCCGGTGGCTTCACCGTCGCCGACATCGGCCGCTTCCAGTGGGGCCATGGCTGCAGGCCGGACACCGCGATCGACTGCAAGACCCCGCCGATGGAACTGCTGCGCCGGTTCTGGTTCGACGCGCTGGCACACAACCCGAAGGCGGTGCGTTTCCTGATCGAGCAGGTCGGCGCGGACCGCGTGGTGGTCGGCACGGACGATCCTTTCGACATGGGCGACATGACCCCGATCGACAACATCGAGAAGGTGCCCGGCCTGACCGATGCGGAGCGCGAGCGGATCTACTGGAAGAACGCGGAAGCGTTCATGGGCGGTCCGGTCTGA
- a CDS encoding LysR family transcriptional regulator, with amino-acid sequence MPSLTAIRLFTAAYEERSFSRAAAREHTTQPAVSQRVRALEDELGVRLLERSPSQVTPTAAGDAYYRRAIDLLATLEQAGRDARTVGSALSGEVRVGLMPSLTRCCLAPALAAFGQRHPQVTLKVTEAYSGVLTDLLRAGELDFAIVPAFDAPVGIRSRFLARTPELLVSRPDGRWPAGEPVDAARLLELRLMVPAPLNTRRQRIESWLASNGATVAQRLELDSMYGTLDMIGRSDWVAILPGAMLTPEIADGSLAVCPLQAPPFTLDLVVIEAARRPPPAAAEAFLAELAARIEPPPPGTTQPWHQGTGPAAP; translated from the coding sequence GTGCCCTCCCTGACTGCCATCCGCCTGTTCACCGCCGCGTACGAAGAGCGTTCGTTCTCGCGCGCCGCCGCGCGGGAGCACACCACCCAGCCAGCCGTATCTCAGCGGGTGCGTGCACTGGAGGACGAACTCGGGGTACGCCTGCTGGAGCGTTCGCCCTCGCAGGTCACGCCGACGGCGGCCGGCGACGCGTACTACCGGCGGGCGATCGACCTGCTGGCCACGCTGGAACAGGCCGGCCGCGATGCGCGAACCGTGGGCAGCGCGCTGTCCGGCGAGGTCCGGGTCGGGCTGATGCCCTCCCTCACCCGGTGCTGCCTCGCACCTGCGCTGGCCGCCTTCGGGCAGCGCCATCCGCAGGTCACGCTGAAGGTAACCGAAGCCTACAGCGGCGTGCTCACAGACCTGCTGCGCGCGGGCGAACTCGACTTCGCGATCGTTCCGGCATTCGACGCACCGGTCGGGATCCGCAGCCGCTTCCTCGCGCGTACGCCGGAACTGCTCGTGTCGCGTCCCGACGGGCGCTGGCCGGCCGGCGAACCGGTCGATGCAGCCCGGCTGCTCGAACTGCGGCTGATGGTACCTGCGCCGTTGAACACCCGCCGCCAGCGCATCGAGAGCTGGCTGGCTTCCAACGGTGCGACGGTCGCGCAGCGCCTGGAACTCGATTCGATGTACGGCACACTCGACATGATCGGCCGCAGCGACTGGGTCGCCATCCTGCCAGGCGCGATGCTCACGCCCGAGATCGCCGACGGCTCGCTGGCGGTCTGCCCGCTTCAGGCCCCGCCGTTCACGCTGGACCTGGTGGTGATCGAGGCGGCGCGGCGGCCTCCCCCGGCGGCAGCCGAGGCATTCCTGGCGGAACTGGCCGCACGCATCGAACCGCCGCCGCCCGGCACCACGCAGCCCTGGCACCAGGGCACGGGGCCGGCGGCGCCTTGA
- a CDS encoding flavin reductase family protein, whose product MTRLDLSRDATGDIASQRKLRDAFGRFATGVTVITALLPDGRRTGLTVNSFTSLSLEPAMILWNLRAGSPSEPAFGKGCAFAVNVLATAQHEVSQRFCRPSDDKFTGVAIEDGLDGVPLLSGSLATFECRVEDTVTCGDHRIVIGRVLAAHYGEGEPLIYSQGRYCTAIQLAA is encoded by the coding sequence ATGACCCGCCTGGACCTAAGCCGCGACGCCACCGGCGATATCGCATCCCAGCGCAAGCTCCGGGACGCATTCGGCCGCTTCGCCACCGGCGTCACCGTGATCACCGCGTTGCTGCCCGATGGCCGGCGTACCGGTCTGACCGTGAATTCGTTCACGTCGCTGTCGCTCGAGCCGGCGATGATCCTCTGGAACCTGCGGGCCGGCTCGCCGTCCGAGCCCGCGTTCGGCAAGGGCTGCGCGTTCGCGGTCAACGTACTCGCGACCGCGCAGCACGAGGTGTCGCAGCGTTTCTGCCGCCCGTCGGACGACAAGTTCACCGGCGTTGCGATCGAGGACGGGCTCGATGGCGTACCTCTGCTGTCCGGCAGCCTCGCGACGTTCGAATGCCGCGTCGAGGATACGGTCACCTGCGGCGACCACCGGATCGTGATCGGCCGCGTGCTCGCCGCCCATTACGGCGAAGGCGAGCCGCTGATCTACAGCCAGGGCCGCTACTGCACCGCCATACAGTTGGCAGCCTGA
- a CDS encoding tripartite tricarboxylate transporter substrate binding protein — protein sequence MNRSTLLIAASAALLPFAAQSAIAQPVDFSKRPVRILVPFAPGGASDFVGRILQPRLAEELGTQVLLDNRAGAAGNIGVEVAGRASPDGFTLLLGNVGTMAINPSLYPDFPFKPTKHFIPVTQVVDVPGALVANPSLQVASVPDLIAFAKANPNKLNFASPGPGSANRIEMEILMRAAGITMTHIPYKGGAGPAVTSLIQGETQLGFVTLSSAMSFVKAGKLRMLGIVAPARNAGVPDVPTMAEVGFKSMRTGSWQGVFVPAGTPRPVVNRLFEALQKVMAHPDVKRRLNEGGAEVVVSKSLDDFMAFVRDENERFGRAIREAKITAD from the coding sequence ATGAACCGCTCGACGCTGCTCATCGCGGCATCTGCCGCCCTGCTGCCCTTCGCAGCCCAGTCCGCCATTGCCCAGCCGGTCGATTTTTCCAAGCGACCGGTGCGGATTCTCGTCCCGTTCGCCCCCGGCGGCGCCTCGGACTTCGTCGGCCGCATCCTGCAGCCCAGGTTGGCCGAGGAACTGGGCACACAGGTACTGCTCGACAATCGCGCAGGTGCGGCCGGCAACATCGGCGTCGAGGTGGCTGGGCGGGCTTCGCCGGACGGCTTCACCCTGCTGCTCGGCAACGTCGGCACGATGGCGATCAACCCGAGCCTGTATCCCGATTTCCCGTTCAAGCCGACGAAGCATTTCATCCCGGTCACGCAGGTGGTCGACGTGCCGGGCGCGCTGGTGGCGAACCCGTCGCTGCAGGTCGCCAGCGTGCCGGATCTGATCGCGTTCGCCAAGGCCAATCCGAACAAGCTCAATTTCGCATCGCCCGGTCCGGGCAGTGCCAATCGCATCGAGATGGAGATCCTGATGCGTGCGGCCGGCATCACGATGACGCACATTCCCTACAAGGGCGGTGCCGGGCCGGCCGTCACGTCGTTGATCCAGGGCGAGACGCAGCTCGGGTTCGTGACGCTGTCCTCTGCGATGTCCTTTGTCAAGGCGGGCAAGCTCAGGATGCTGGGTATCGTCGCGCCCGCCCGCAATGCCGGCGTCCCGGATGTGCCGACGATGGCCGAGGTGGGATTCAAGAGCATGCGCACCGGTTCCTGGCAGGGCGTATTCGTGCCCGCCGGCACTCCCAGGCCTGTGGTCAATCGTCTGTTCGAGGCGTTGCAGAAGGTGATGGCCCATCCGGACGTCAAGAGGCGGCTCAACGAAGGCGGCGCGGAAGTCGTGGTGAGCAAGTCGCTCGACGATTTCATGGCTTTCGTGCGTGACGAGAACGAGCGCTTCGGCCGCGCCATCCGCGAGGCGAAGATCACGGCCGACTGA